From Enhydrobacter sp., the proteins below share one genomic window:
- a CDS encoding recombinase family protein codes for MKVAIYARYSTDNQRVASIADQFRVCLSHAEKQGWSVVEQYSDQAISGSTLILRPGIQALIRDALAGRFQFVLAEALDRLSRDQEDIAGLYKRLRFSGVQIATLAEGEISELHVGLKGTMNALFLKDLADKTRRGLRGRVEDGKSGGGNSYGYDVVVQLTAGGEPMRGNRTINKVEAEIVRRIFSSYAAGKSAKRIALELNREGVAAPSGGAWGFSTINGNPKRGTGILNNEMYVGRIVWNRQRFMKDPDTGKRVSRLNPQEEWIIKDVPDLRIITDELWQATKLRQQAVKVMRTTDGQEAENHFRDRRRPKYLFSGLTQCGCCGGGYTMISADLVGCATARNKGTCSNRLNIRRDRIEARVLTALRDRLMDPALFAAFCDEYTREVNRARIEARATLEAARGELERIDRELKKLIQAITDGVPGATLKDQFIEREERKAELTTLLATAEEPPTLLHPSMATYYREQVTHLHTALREETEEKRLEAGEVLRSLVQRIVLTPENGELKIELIGDLAGILTIAVKGEGPSQTQKSRPGRAAVLSNLASQVEMVAGAGFEPTTFRL; via the coding sequence GTGAAGGTCGCGATCTATGCCCGCTATTCGACCGACAACCAGCGAGTCGCGTCTATCGCCGATCAGTTCCGCGTTTGCCTTAGCCACGCCGAGAAACAAGGCTGGTCGGTCGTCGAGCAGTACTCCGACCAGGCGATCAGCGGTTCAACGCTCATTCTCCGACCGGGCATCCAAGCGCTGATCAGAGATGCGCTGGCCGGGCGATTTCAGTTCGTGCTGGCCGAGGCACTGGATCGGCTGAGCCGAGATCAGGAGGACATCGCCGGCCTCTACAAGCGCCTTCGGTTCTCCGGCGTCCAGATTGCGACCCTTGCCGAGGGTGAGATCTCGGAGCTGCATGTCGGCCTCAAGGGCACGATGAACGCCCTGTTCCTCAAAGATCTGGCCGACAAGACGCGACGCGGACTGCGCGGTCGCGTCGAAGACGGCAAGTCGGGAGGGGGCAACAGCTATGGCTATGACGTCGTCGTACAGCTGACCGCGGGCGGCGAACCGATGCGTGGTAATCGCACCATCAACAAGGTCGAAGCCGAGATCGTTCGACGCATTTTTAGCAGCTACGCCGCCGGAAAGTCGGCAAAGCGGATCGCCCTGGAACTCAATCGTGAGGGCGTGGCTGCCCCCAGCGGAGGGGCTTGGGGCTTCAGCACAATAAACGGCAATCCCAAGCGCGGCACCGGCATCCTCAACAACGAGATGTATGTCGGCCGGATCGTCTGGAACCGACAGCGCTTCATGAAGGATCCCGATACCGGCAAGCGCGTGTCGCGGCTCAATCCACAAGAGGAATGGATCATCAAGGACGTGCCAGATCTTCGGATCATCACCGACGAGCTCTGGCAGGCAACGAAGCTGCGTCAACAGGCCGTCAAAGTGATGCGCACAACCGACGGCCAGGAGGCTGAGAATCACTTCCGGGATCGGCGGCGGCCCAAATACCTGTTCTCAGGCCTGACGCAGTGCGGCTGCTGCGGTGGCGGCTATACGATGATCTCCGCCGATCTCGTTGGCTGCGCGACCGCGCGCAACAAGGGCACGTGCTCGAACCGCCTTAACATCCGCCGAGATCGGATCGAGGCCCGTGTGCTCACGGCATTGCGTGACCGACTCATGGATCCCGCATTGTTCGCGGCATTCTGCGACGAATATACACGAGAGGTGAATCGAGCCCGAATCGAGGCGCGGGCTACGCTTGAGGCCGCTCGAGGAGAATTGGAGCGTATCGACAGGGAACTCAAGAAACTGATCCAAGCGATCACAGATGGCGTACCCGGCGCGACCCTCAAGGATCAGTTTATTGAACGCGAAGAGCGCAAGGCCGAGCTAACAACGCTTCTTGCAACGGCAGAAGAGCCGCCGACCCTCCTTCATCCCAGCATGGCTACCTACTACCGCGAACAGGTTACCCATCTTCACACGGCACTTCGGGAAGAGACTGAAGAGAAGCGATTGGAAGCCGGCGAAGTCCTGCGTTCGCTCGTGCAACGGATCGTCCTCACGCCGGAAAACGGCGAACTCAAGATCGAGTTGATCGGCGATCTGGCCGGCATCCTGACGATCGCAGTGAAGGGAGAAGGACCGTCGCAGACACAAAAAAGCCGCCCTGGTAGGGCGGCTGTTCTGTCCAACTTGGCTTCGCAAGTTGAGATGGTTGCGGGGGCAGGATTTGAACCTACGACCTTCAGGTTATGA
- a CDS encoding peptidoglycan DD-metalloendopeptidase family protein: MTDSPPPSGRSESRRSNASALIGPILFAIGVAGLAADVLVLAHEPAPPIEVSATPPANVVLADPEPPPPITPADVASSFKGFQLSPPADDQEQPTEAKPPTDRYDLTLRLERGDTVEKLLADIEVVEADRKNIAAKLNELLKKRRLPVGQEINLLIQNVAEQPDVLRVLSMSVRPQPEREYIVTRRNDGGYDGEAKVYKVSPRIVRVETTRQGSLQQSGVRAGAPSAAMVEFIRALAYDVDFQRELKEGQKFSVLLEQLVTSDGRVTHPGRLLAGELHLLKRTVTVIRFRPQGGAEGFFNPQGESVVRSFLRTPMDVSKVTSRFGVREHPILGFSAMHAGVDFAAPTGTPILAAGAGKVVAAGPNGGYGLYVKLQHTNDVATAYAHMSRLGPGIKPGISVRQGQVIGFVGSTGMSTGPHLHYEFHRGGKQVNPLTQKFAMRATVGGKDLATFQKLSRQYLAQLKNAPAVADSAPAKPKQAPPSQVARSD; this comes from the coding sequence ATGACGGACTCCCCTCCTCCGTCGGGCCGGTCGGAAAGCCGCAGAAGCAACGCTTCCGCGCTCATCGGGCCGATCCTGTTCGCCATCGGCGTCGCCGGCCTTGCGGCAGACGTGCTCGTCCTCGCCCACGAACCGGCTCCGCCGATCGAGGTCTCGGCAACGCCGCCGGCGAACGTCGTGCTGGCCGATCCGGAGCCACCACCGCCCATCACGCCCGCCGACGTCGCCTCGTCCTTCAAGGGCTTCCAGTTGAGCCCGCCAGCCGACGACCAGGAACAGCCGACCGAGGCCAAGCCGCCGACCGACCGCTACGACCTCACGCTGCGGCTCGAGCGCGGGGATACGGTCGAGAAGCTGCTGGCCGACATCGAAGTGGTCGAAGCCGATCGCAAGAACATCGCAGCAAAGCTCAATGAGCTGCTCAAGAAGCGAAGGCTTCCGGTCGGCCAGGAGATCAACCTCCTGATCCAGAATGTCGCCGAGCAACCGGACGTGCTGCGCGTGCTGTCGATGTCGGTCCGACCGCAACCGGAACGCGAATACATCGTGACGCGACGGAACGACGGCGGCTACGACGGCGAGGCCAAGGTCTACAAGGTGAGCCCGCGCATCGTGCGCGTCGAGACGACCCGCCAGGGCTCCCTGCAGCAAAGTGGCGTCAGGGCCGGAGCGCCGTCGGCGGCAATGGTCGAGTTCATCCGCGCGCTCGCCTACGATGTCGACTTCCAGCGCGAACTCAAGGAGGGCCAGAAGTTCTCCGTGCTCCTCGAGCAGCTCGTGACCAGCGATGGCCGCGTAACGCATCCCGGCCGCCTGCTGGCCGGCGAGCTGCACCTGCTGAAGCGCACCGTAACTGTGATCCGCTTCAGGCCGCAAGGTGGCGCCGAGGGCTTCTTCAATCCACAAGGCGAGAGCGTGGTACGATCGTTCCTGCGCACGCCGATGGATGTCTCCAAGGTCACGTCGCGCTTCGGCGTGCGCGAGCATCCCATTCTCGGCTTCAGTGCAATGCACGCCGGCGTCGACTTCGCCGCGCCGACCGGCACGCCGATCCTCGCGGCAGGCGCAGGCAAGGTCGTGGCGGCGGGTCCCAACGGCGGCTACGGCCTCTACGTGAAGCTGCAGCACACCAACGACGTCGCCACGGCCTACGCCCACATGTCGCGGCTAGGTCCAGGCATCAAGCCCGGTATCTCCGTGCGCCAAGGCCAGGTGATCGGCTTCGTCGGCTCGACGGGAATGTCGACCGGTCCGCACTTGCACTACGAGTTCCATCGCGGCGGCAAGCAAGTCAATCCGCTGACCCAGAAGTTTGCAATGCGCGCCACCGTCGGTGGCAAGGACCTGGCGACCTTCCAGAAACTGTCGCGCCAATACCTAGCTCAGCTCAAGAACGCGCCCGCCGTCGCCGACTCCGCGCCTGCGAAGCCGAAGCAGGCTCCGCCTTCGCAGGTCGCCCGCAGCGACTAG